The nucleotide window GCCACTGACAGCTTATTCAATATCGGCACAGAAAGAAGAGGATGTTGGGCAGGTGCTGAAGCGCCTCTCAACCGAGTTTGGGGAATGCATCGCGACTGTCGAGGCTGTCCCAGAGGCTTGGCGTGCATTCATGCGGCAGGATCTCCAATGCCCCTGCTGCTTCGTGACAGGTGCTGAGCTCGTCAAGGAGGCACATTCGAAGGCGCGCACGACCCCAGTGCGCCAAGCCTGCTTCCGCTTCAGCAATCCCAAGCATCGGGAACATTGCGATTTCGATAGCACGAAAACGGCAAATACCGTGCCCGAGAATCTCGTTGCTTTTTCGGATTCCAACTCCGCAATTACGAAGGCGGTCCGCGAGCTCGTTGGTACCGGTATCGAATTAGGGCTGTTCAGTCAGAAGTCGATTCGGGACATGCGGGAGTGGTTCTTCACTAAGAAGACCCAGTCGATGTTTGTTGTCACCCTCGATCCGCGCTTTCCCAAATGGATGAATTTGCTGTATCGCCAAAAATTTTACGCAAAGACTGTAGAGGGTGTCGAGCTCACGGCTGAGATCGTCATGAATCCAAAATTTAAATGGCACGCTGCGGCGGCCAGAGAGCAAATTTTAAGGCACCCGGAATTCCAAGCATTTTTGGATGCCTTTAACAACAAGCGAAACGCCTTCATGCTGGAGTATAACCGCATGGGAACTCTTGCTCGCCGCTGGCAGGGCCGAACAGTCTTTGATCCATCACTGCTTGAAGAGGAATACCGCAAGACCTGCCAATTAGCGGAATTCATGGTCAAGAACTATAAGCCCCTAAAGTTCGCGACATCAAACAAAGGCATTACTGTCTCGAGCGTTCTTGCGCTTGCAGCACTTTTGATGTTCGTACGCGACTGGGATCAAGACCTAGCCCGTTCCGACTTTTCAAGGATTACAGAGGTTGCTGGAAATTCGAATCAAGACCTCGGAAATGTGCTGGGTCTTAATCCATTCCACGACTTCCGTGCTTGGCAAGCTTTGAAGGCCGTGCAAGAATTCGGCGTCCACGTGCCAGAGTACATCGATTTAAAGGCAGAACGTGTCGCGATAGAGCAGGAACTGCGCGCCAAGTTCGGCGCGCCGCCTATCCCGGTCGAGTGATTACACCTTCGCAGCCGTAGCTGCGATCTCTTCCACGTTAACCGTCCCAGTGTCGAGCTGGTATTCGTCGCCGTTGAGCACCTTACGCAATAGATCGACCGCTGCGTCCGTGTATCGGTGTGAGAGGCCTGTGGACTAGTGCCCCAACTTTATTGCAATGTGATACTTATTGTCAGTGGCCCTCATGTCGAAGCCAGACTGATCACGAAGGATTGTGATCAAGTCATCGGCTTTGTTCCAAGTCTTATAGCCGAGCTTGTCCACGACGCCTGTAAGCGCGTATTTGTAATCGAGGTTTACTTGAGACGGGTTGGAAATCGAGGTGACGCCAAACAGCTTGGCGAAGGCCTCTCCTGACTCAACAGCGTGTTCGAGTTGTTCAAAATTAATCTCGACGTGCTTCTTTGGAATGTCTGAGCGTACCAGCTCAACAGACCGCGCCATGAGAGCTCGCAACAGCTTCGTGTTAATCTTTCCAGGTTGCCAGCCTGACCAAACGCCTTGAACACCCACTCAAATGACGAGGCACTAATGCTTTTAATTCGAATGTTGACGTCCTGCGCCACGGAAATCACCTTATCACGGGCGGGGTACGATTTCTCATCGATTTTATCATTCCACTCCAGAATGTAGATGTTCGGCACAAACTGGAACTCGGCACGGACCATGCGATCCACGTCGTACAAAATAGCTTTTATATTGGGGTCTTCGGCCCGGTAACCGATAAAAAGCAGCGGGTGCTCGATGAAGTAAGTCAGTAGCTTTGCGCTTAAATACTTGTGATCTTCTTCAAAACGGTCATAGTCGGGCTGATTCACGACAATCGAAGAGGGAACCGAACGACAGCCGTGGATCTAAAAATTTTACCGATCGACAAGTATTCCTTCCGCAGTATCTGATGGCCGATTATGCGTTCGTAGTCGGGAAATAGCGGTTCAATCACTTCGTCGTAATTGGTAGTAAAGAGGGCATGGATACTGCACACTGACAAGAAGTTGGACTGCTAAGCACAAGCGTGTCGCCTTAACGTGACTGGTTATATACAGCCACTTTCAATCCAAGGCAAACATTGATCGGACAGTACTCCGCCAACTTATTACTGCGGCGGCAACTCAGCAAGCTCGAGGAGATCATTCCGATCTTGATTGTCGAGCCAGATGAGGAATCCTTTATCTACTACATTTAGTTGCAGGTTCGTTTGGTCATAATCCAAAATAATCGGCTTAATTTCCTTGCTGACCTGAAGAGAAGCAACAAACTGAAGCGCCTGAGTTAAGTTACCAGGATTCAAACCGCCACCTTGGGGATGATGAGCCCTAATCGTTTCTTTCATTTCACGATACTTTAGGCCCTTCTCCAACTTCGCCGTGTCCGCTGTTAACACTGGATAAAGCAACCACCGATACATTTGCAATGCAGTTTCTTGGAAACCAGCCGCGAACAAAACAATGAACGAGTTGTACCGACCGGTTTGCTGCGCAACGACATCCGCAATAATCATCTTTGCGTCGAGGCCGTCCCCGATTTCCACACGGGTACTTTGAGTATGGTGGACCCCAACACTTTCGCAAGCTCGGAAGCAGGCTTCCTGGATAATGTACACGCTTTCGAAGCAATTATTTAAAAGTACATTCTTAAAATCTTGTGTAAACTCAATGTTGAGGAGGCATTCGCCTACCCCTATCACCTGTTCCAATTCAGGAAGAGACCATTTATCCGCGTTGACCGAAACCATGCGGCCGGTGAGATCACCGTTATAGACTGTCAATCGGCTCTCTTCAAGCCAAACGCCGACAATGATAAAACAGAGCTTCGACTGCTCATGAAACGCCTTAAGCGAAACCGAAAAATCTTTCTGGGTTTCAATTGGAAGGTAATGAAAGTCTTCAAGAACAATGTAACGATTAAAGCCTTGGAGCGCTTTAATGATATCGTTTACGTCTTCCGGATCAAGCTCCAACGGCTCTTTAGTTACCGCATCCGTCGTTGTTGTCTCTTTCTCTCCAGAGGTCTCGACACCTACACCAAAAACGGCGGCTTTAAAAGCAGCCATAATTTTGTTTTTGCCTGATGTCGATTTTGTACTGGACTGTGTAACTTCGAATCCCACCCGCTTTAGGATCGCTGAGTGTATATCCGACAACGCCCACTTGTTAGAGCAATGGACGACAATATAATCATCATCCTGAAGGCAATGCTTTCGGAGAGACGTTTTCCCCTGCTTCGAACTGCCATAAATCACGATATGTTTATCGCGCGTCAAATTCGCAATAAAGTGTTCATCAACTGCTTTTCTCGGAATATAGTTTAAAGGGAGATCACGGCTAATGCCGTATACTTCAGACGTTTTATGAACGACTTCGGGCAACATTTTCTATGCTCCTGTATTCTTATTGGCAAGGTGGAAAGTATAGAGATTGACAAATATCCGCTAGCTCGGACCGCTGGTCGCTATCGACTCTGCGCTACGGAAGTGGGTTCGACGCAAATCTGCTCTCGAGAACAGAACCAATTAGCCACGCAAACGTCGCCGGCACAATCCAAATTCCTATGAAGTACATTGCGGATACGATTGAAGGCACGTGGTACAGAGCCGCACCTAGGACTCCTTCGAGTACAACGATAGCGAACGCATTTCCGTGCTCTCTTAGGTGCCTGTAGGAAGTAACATACTCAACTCCTGGAGAATATGGCTCATCCTTCTGTTTCATCGACTTCGATCTAGCATTAGCTAGGGATCTGTAGAACGATTCGACCACAGAAAATTTTGTGAACAAAGCAAGAAATATAAGCGATATCTGCGTGCCAATGACGAATGCTATGACTGCAGCGATCCAATGGGGAAGAATTTGCCATATTGCAGCGCCACTTAATGCAATACCAACTACTGTACATGTACTCGACGGCAGCCATTTATTCGCCACTTCAGACCAGCGGATGTGTGCCCGCGCAGCATGGATTAAGAGGATCGGAGCACTAGCCACGTAGCAGAACGCGAACCCGAGCGCGGCGACGAGGCCGACGCCTAAGAACGTAACCTCCTTCGCTTCTCCCAAGCTGAGTTTACTAACGTAGATTGAGCCGGGATGATCCCGGAGGAAAGCTATAATCAGCGCACCGACGATAGTACCCACAAAATATCGAACTGCGTAGTACTCCCACCATTTATTCTCCAACAGCCCTCTCCTCCGTAATGATTTAACAAGTTAAATATTCAGCTAAAACGTCATGATTTAGCGCTTTTTTCACGATGGATGACGGAACTTCCGGTTATCATGGCGCAGTGTAAAGCTCACGTAATGTGTGTGCAAGAGGTCGTTTTGTCATGTCGCGGGTAGCGAGGCTTGAGCGTCGGGTTAGGTTCTGCAGTGTCGGCTTAGGCGACACAGTGACGACACAGATCCAGCATTGCAAATTTGATACATTTAGAGGTCAAGAATTTCTGTTAGCTCTGCTTTCCTTTAGTTCTTCGCTTCCTGAAACTATAGTACGGAGTGTAGTACTTTGATGTAATGTCGGCCAAGAGCCGCTTGCTTTCTAGCTTTAAGATTACGCACTCATTATTCGGGACGTAGCGGCCGGAGGTTCGAATCCTCTCACTCCGACCACAGAATGCAAGCAAAACAGCGAACTTGGTTCGCTGTTTTGCTTTGTGCCGTGCTTGCCGTTCGTACCTCGAAGAACGCGTCTGGAGCACGGTTCATCCCCGCTGAACGAAAGATCCACGGCACTCAACCGCAGTGCGCACGAGCGCGTCCTTGCTTCCTCGCTCATCCTCTCCTGCCTCGCTTCCTCATGCCTTTTCATCTCGCTTCGCACCACCTCCGCCCGGACACCTGCTTCTCTTGCCGGTCACCGATCCGCGCCCGATAAAAAACTTCAAATAATTCTAGACGACCGGTCTACTTGCTGTTATCTTGTCTCCATCGGTGCAGGAAACAAACGATCCGCACCATTGACACCAACCTGTCGCGCTTGCATACTTACAAGACGACCGGTCTAATCGAAAACCTACTTTGGAGCAACACCATGAAAAAAGTCCTGATGGTCCTCACCTCGCACGATCAACTCGGCAACACCGGCCGCAAGACCGGCTTCTGGCTCGAAGAGCTGGCGGCGCCCTACTACGCCTTCAAGGATGCCGGCGTCGAAGTCGTGCTGGCTTCGCCGCTGGGTGGCCAGCCGCCGCTGGACCCGAAAAGCAACGAACCATCGTTCCAGACCGACCTGACGCGCCGCTTCGAAGCCGATGCCGCGGCCAACGCGCAGCTGGCTTCCACGCTGCGCCTGGACAGCGTCGACCAGGGCCAGTTCGACACCGTGTTCTACCCGGGCGGCCACGGCCCGCTGTGGGACCTGGCGGAAGACCGCCATTCGATCGCGCTGATCGAATCGTTCCTGGCCGCGGCCAAGCCGGTCGCCCTGGTCTGCCATGCGCCCGGCGTGCTGCGCCACGTGAAGACGCCGGCCGGCCGCCCGCTGGTCGAAGGCAAGAAGGTGACCGGCTTCACCAATACCGAAGAAGAAGGCGTGGGCCTGACCAACGTGGTGCCGTTCCTCGTCGAGGATGAGCTCAAGGCCAAGGGCGGCGTGTATTCCAGCGGTCCGGACTGGGGCTCGTACGTGGTCCGCGACGGCTTGCTGATCACCGGCCAGAACCCGGCCTCGTCGGCCGAAGCCGCGGCGCTGCTGCTCGAGCAACTGGCCTGATGCGCCGATGCGGCGAGGCGCCCTTCCCCAGCGGAAGCGCCGCGCCGGCATCCGGCACCGCCCCTGAAGTACACACGTTGTTGAAGCATCCCGTCATCCCTCACTTACCTGGAGCCTAGTCATGAACAAACTGAACCGCATCGTTACCGCACTCGCCCTGTCGTTCGCCGCCGTCGGCGCGCAGGCCGCCGCACCCGCCCCCGTCAAGAACGTCGTGCTGGTGCACGGCTTCTTCGCCGACGGCTCCGGCTGGAAAGGCGTGGCCGACATCCTCACTCGCGACGGTTTCAACGTCACCGTCGTGCAACAGCCGGAAACCTCGCTGGCCGACGACGTGAAAGCAACGACGCGGGCGATCGATGCCCGGCAGGGCGACAGCATCTTGGTCGGCCACAGTTATGGCGGCGTGGTGATCACGGAAGCGGGCAACCATCCGAAGGTCGCGGGCCTGGTGTACGTCGCCGCGTTCCTGCCCGATGCCGGTGAAAGCCTGAAGGACCTGGCTGACCGGATCGCGCCGGCCACCAAAGGTATCCAGGCCACGGCGGATGGGCACCTGTACTTCGACCCGGCCCGCTTCCATGCCGATTTCGCGGCGGACCTGCCGGCGGCCGACGCCCGGTTCATGGCGTATTCCCAGGTCATGCCGGCAGTCCAGGCGGCGACCACGCCCGTGTCGCAGGCGGCATGGCGGAGCAAACCGAGCTGGGCGATCATTTCCACGGCCGACCGTACCGTCAGTCCTGAGCTGGAACGCACGATGGCAAAACGCGCGGGCAGCAAGACCGTCGAGATCGATGGCAGCCACGTCGCCTTCATCGCGCATCCCGAACAGGTCGCCAGGGTGATCGAACAGGCAGCGGCCGCGGCCGGCAAATGAGTCAAATCGCGCTTTTTCGGCCCGACTCTAGACGACTGGTCTATTTAGACGTATAGTGCCCCCATGGCTAAAGCACATACCAACGAATCGTCCGACGTCCGCGACAATATCCTTGCGGTCGGGCAGCGCATCATGTCCGGCAAGGGGTTCTCGGCCGTCGGATTGAACGAGATCCTGACGGAAGCAAAGGTACCGAAAGGCTCCTTCTACCACTACTTCGGTTCGAAGGATGCCTTCGGCGAGGCATTACTGTCGAGCTACTTCGAAGACTACCTGGCCGACATCGACACCGTGATGGGCCAGCCCGGCGTGACCATGGCAAAGCGCCTGCTGGACTACTTCGATATGTGGCGCGACAACCAGTCCTTCCTGGATTGCCAGGGCAAGTGCCTGGCGGTCAAGCTCGCCGCGGAAGTGGCCGACCTGTCCGAAGCGATGCGCACGGTACTGAACCAGGGAACCTCGGCGATCATCGCGAAGCTGGCCGATGCCATCGAACAGGGCGTGGCGGAAGGTTCGCTGGCGGTCGACGACAGCCCGAAGCGGATCGCCGAAAGCCTGTACCAGCTGTGGCTCGGCGCCAGTGTCATGGTCAAGATCGTGCGCGGTACCGCACCGTTCGATTCGGCCATGGCGGTCACGCGCCAGATGCTGCATTTGGATAACTAAGCTGCCCAGTTTCAACCAATAAGCTGGCCCGGACGGCGGGCCAGTCCCAACACTTCCCGCGAAGTGTTTTTTTAAACCCATGAACTAGTCGACCGGTCTAATTCAACCAGACTGATCCTGATGAAAGAAAGAACGTCATGTCCATTGCAACCTCCCTTCGTACCGCCACCCAAACTGCTCCGCTGTTCGACGGCCCCTATTACCTGAGCATCGGTGGCCAGCTCGCAACGGCCGAGGCCAGTTTCGACGTGTTCAATCCCGCCACCGGCAAGCCGCTGGCCCAGGCACCCGCCGCGAACATCGCCCAGCTCGACGACGCCATCGCCGCCGCCCGGACCGCGTTCAAGTCCTGGTCCATGATCGGCTACGACCGGCGCCAGCAATACCTGGAAGCCTACGCCGACGCCCTCGCCGCGCACCGCGACGAACTGGCCCGCCTGCTCGTGCTGGAACAGGGCAAGCCGCTGAAGACCATGGCCGAGCCCGAAGTCGACCAGGCCATCTCCTGGATCCGCCAGATCGCCGCGCGCCGCATCCCCGTGGAGATCGTCGAGGAGACCGACAGCCATGTCGTCGAACTGCACCACACGCCGCTCGGCGTCATCGGCGCCATCACGCCATGGAATTTCCCCGTTCTGCTGGCCTTGTGGAAGGTTGCGCCGGCGCTCATCACCGGCAATACGATGGTCATCAAGCCGTCGCCCTTCACGCCGCTGACCTCGCTGCGCTTCGGCCAGATCGCCCAGTCGGTCCTGCCGCCGGGCGTGCTGTCGGTGGTGTCCGGGAACGATGAACTGGGGCCGCACATGACGGCGCATCCGGACATCGCCAAGATCAGCTTCACGGGCTCCACGGCCACCGGCAAGCACGTGATCCGCTCGGCGGCGGGGACGATGAAGCGCGTCACGCTGGAACTGGGCGGCAACGACGCGGCCATCGTCATGCCCGATGCCGACTGGGAATCGATCGTTCCCCAGCTGTTCTGGGGTGCCGTGGGCAACTCCGGCCAGTGGTGCGTGGGTATCAAGCGGCTCTACGTGCACCGTTCGTATCACGCGCGCTTCGTCGACGCCTTCGTCGCCTATGCGCGCCGGCAGAAACTGGGCGATGGCCTGGATCCGGAAGTCACCGTGGGGCCGGTGCAGAACCGCATGCAGTTCGAGAAGGTCAGGACCTTCCTCGACGACATCAAGGCCAGGGGCTACAAGGTCGCGCTGGGTGGCGAAGTGGACCCGGACCGTCCCGGATATTTCATCCCGGTTACCGTGGTCGACAACCCGCCGGAGGACTCGATGATCGTGCAGGAAGAACAGTTCGCCCCGATCGTGCCGATCATCGCCTATGACGACATCGACGACGTGGTCGAACGCGCCAACGCCAGCCCGTACGGCCTGGGCGGTTCCGTATGGGGCCGCGACACGCGGGCCGCCGTCGCCGTCGCCAACCGTCTCGAGACCGGCATGGTGTGGGTCAATGAAATTCATACCCAGGGCGTCGACATCCCGTTCGGCGGCCACAAGCAGTCCGGCCTGGGCACGGAACACGGCAGCGAAGGTCGGCAGCTGTTCACCAATCCCAAGACCGTCCTGATCCACAAATCCCGGTCCTGATGCCGTCCATCGATTTCATCCACCACTAAGCAGCGTTCCCGGGCTCCAGACCGGGCACGCCAGGAGAAAAATACCGTGTCCGTCCAATCCACTTCCCCCATCGGCGCGTACCTGTTGGCGCCCCCTGCCGCCGGCGAAGTAACGAGCCGCACCGCGCCAGCGAGCCGCGCCACCCTGTCGATGGCGGCGGCGATCGCCTGCGTGGTGCTGGTCGCGCTGACCCTGCGCCCCGGCATCGTGTCCATCGGCCCGCTGCTGCCCGCCATCATCGGCGAGTTCGGCCTGTCGCATACGCAGGCGGCGCTGCTGACAGCCATCCCGACATTACTGATGGGCCTGCTGGCGGCGCCGGTGCCATGGCTGTCGCGGCGCTTCGGGCGCGACCGCGTCATGCTGGCCGCCCTCGGCCTGCTGACCTTGTCCACCCTGGTGCGCGCCTTCGCCGATTCGGTGGCACTGCTGTTCGCGGCGACCGTCGGCATCGGTGGCGGCATCGCGATCGCTGGGGTCCTGATCGCGGGTTTCGTGAAGGCCGGGTTTCCCAAACAGGTGGCGATTTTCATGAGCCTGTATGCGACCGCGCTGGCGCTGGGCAGCACGCTGTCGGCGGCCGCCACGGGAACGCTGGCCGCATGGACGGGCGGCTGGCGCTGGGCCGCGGGCGTGTGGGCGTTGCCGGGCTTGTTCGCGCTGCTGGCCTGGCTGTTCGTCGCGCGGCGCAGCCCGGCATCGGCGGCCACGCCGGCGGGGGCGCAGCGCTACGGCATGCCCTTTCGCAACCGGACGGCATGGCTGATCGCCGCCTTCTTCGCCTGCAATAACTTCGTGTTCTATGCCTGCATTTCCTGGCTGGCGCCGATGTACGTGGAAGCCGGCTGGACACCTTCGCATGCGGGCCTGCTGCTGGCCACGTTCACGCTTTCGTTCATGGCGGCCAATCCCGTGTTCGGCTTCCTGAGCCGCGACGAGGACCGCCGGCTGCCGCTGGCGCTCGGTGCCGGCATTGCCCTGGCGGGCATCCTGGCCATGGCGCTCGCGCCCTCGGTATCGCCGTACCTGGTGGTGGCGGTGCTCGCCTTCGGCACCGGCGGCTCGTTCACCTTGTCGATGACGCTTCCTCTCGACAATACGCGCCATGCCGAGGAAACCGGTGCGTGGAATGCCTTCGTGCTGCTGGTCAGCTACACGGTCGCCGCGGCCGGTCCGCTGGCGGTGGGCCAGCTGCGCGATGCCAGCGGCGGCTTCCAATCATCCCTCTGGCTGCTCGTCGCGGTGGCGGTGGCCATGGTGGCGCTGACCCCGTTCCTGCAACCACGTCGCCATGACAACGCGGCCGGGCGCTAAACTGCCGGCACTCGCATCGAACCACAAAGGAAGCTGAATGAACGACCACATCGCGGCGGTACCGCTGGAGAAAGCCTACCGCCTGCTCAATCATGGACCGACCGTGCTGGTCTCCGCGCGGCACGAAGGTGTCGACAACGTCATGGCGGCGGCGTGGGCCTGCGCACTGGACTATGCGCCGCCCAAGCTGACCGTCGTCCTCGACAAGGCCGCGGCGACCCGCGCGCTGGTCGAAAACAGCGGGCGCTTCGTGATCCAGGTACCCACCGTGCGGCAGCTCGACCTCACCTACCAGGTGGGCCACCGCAGCCTGGCCAGTGAACCGGACAAGCTGGCGCGCAGCGGCGTGGAGCTGTTCGGCATGCCCGGCTTCGACCTGCCATTCGTGGCCGGATGCTCGGCATGGCTGGCATGCCGGGTGCTCCACGAACCCCGCAACGAAGCGACGTACGACCTGTTCATCGGCGAGATCGAAGCCGCCTGGTCGGATACCCGCGTGTTCAGGGACGGCCACTGGCAGTTCGAAAGCGCCGATCCCGGCCTGCGCAGCCTGCACTACATCGCCGGCGGATTCTTCTACGCGATCGGCGATGCCATGCGCGCCGGGGAACCAGCGCCGGAATAAGTTCGTCCCGGGGCGGGCGGCCTAGCGGCTGCCCATCTTCGTGAACATCCTGTTCATGGTGGGCCTGTCGATCGCCTGCATGTCGACCAGCTTCAGCGATTTCACCATGTGCAGCGTCGCCGACTTGTACTTCAGGAAATGCGGCGTCTTCAGGTGCGCCTCGTAGGCCCGGCGGTCCGCATACATTTCCAGGATCCTGAATTCGGTATCGCTGTCGCGCTGGAACATGGGGAAGATGGCGATCACGCCCGGTTCCAGCCTGACCGACGCCTCCGCTTCCTCGGCGAGGATCGCCTTGTACTGGGCGAGATGTTCCGCGTGCACCTCGATTTCCGAGATCCGCACCATCATCTCCGGCCCCTGGCCCGGCGTCTGCCCCTGCGCATGCGCCAGGCTGGCAGCGAACAGCAGCCACGCCGGTACCAGCACGGCAAGAAGTCCCCACAGCCGTTGCGGCCATGACAAGGCAAGGGATTGCCGGCGTTCGACCGGGCGGGTGGTTCTGGCGTTCATGCTGGCCTCCTCGGGTTGGTGACATCGGGCGTTCCAGCCACGGCCGGCGCTACCTTGCCGTGCCGGCCGGCCTGGCCAACGGAGTTTACTTCAGCTGGGCCTCGAGCTCGGGGATAGGCCGCACCACCAGGAACAGGTACGACATGGCGCCGGCGAAGGCCATGGCGGCGCCCGTCAGCAGCGCCGGCACGAACGACCAGGTCTGCGCGATATAGCCGGTCAGCACGGGGGCCAGCGCGCCGCCCAGGAAGCCGCCGAAGTTCTGCAGCGCGCCGAGCGATCCCACGCCGCTCGGCGGCGCCACCACCGTGGCGAGCGACCAGGCGCAGGCCGACGACGCGTTGGCGAGGAAGATCACGATCGAGATGCAGGCCACGGCCACCACGTTGCTCTCGGCCAGTGCCGCCGGGATCGTGAAGGCCACCATGCCGAGCGTGGCCACCACCACCGCGTTGCGGCGGCCGGCCACCTTCGATGCCGACATGCGGGCGACGCGGTCGGAAGCCCAGCCGGCGACCAGTGCGCCGGCGAAGCCGCACAGGAACGGGATCGAGGCGGCGATGCCGGCCTGCGCCA belongs to Pseudoduganella albidiflava and includes:
- a CDS encoding putative quinol monooxygenase gives rise to the protein MNARTTRPVERRQSLALSWPQRLWGLLAVLVPAWLLFAASLAHAQGQTPGQGPEMMVRISEIEVHAEHLAQYKAILAEEAEASVRLEPGVIAIFPMFQRDSDTEFRILEMYADRRAYEAHLKTPHFLKYKSATLHMVKSLKLVDMQAIDRPTMNRMFTKMGSR
- a CDS encoding flavin reductase family protein; translation: MNDHIAAVPLEKAYRLLNHGPTVLVSARHEGVDNVMAAAWACALDYAPPKLTVVLDKAAATRALVENSGRFVIQVPTVRQLDLTYQVGHRSLASEPDKLARSGVELFGMPGFDLPFVAGCSAWLACRVLHEPRNEATYDLFIGEIEAAWSDTRVFRDGHWQFESADPGLRSLHYIAGGFFYAIGDAMRAGEPAPE
- a CDS encoding type 1 glutamine amidotransferase domain-containing protein: MKKVLMVLTSHDQLGNTGRKTGFWLEELAAPYYAFKDAGVEVVLASPLGGQPPLDPKSNEPSFQTDLTRRFEADAAANAQLASTLRLDSVDQGQFDTVFYPGGHGPLWDLAEDRHSIALIESFLAAAKPVALVCHAPGVLRHVKTPAGRPLVEGKKVTGFTNTEEEGVGLTNVVPFLVEDELKAKGGVYSSGPDWGSYVVRDGLLITGQNPASSAEAAALLLEQLA
- a CDS encoding SIR2 family protein, encoding MNQPDYDRFEEDHKYLSAKLLTYFIEHPLLFIGYRAEDPNIKAILYDVDRMVRAEFQFVPNIYILEWNDKIDEKSYPARDKVISVAQDVNIRIKSISASSFEWVFKAFGQAGNLERLTRSCCELSWRGLLSWYAQTFQRSTSRLILNNSNTLLSQERPSPSCLASPRFPTRLK
- a CDS encoding TetR/AcrR family transcriptional regulator; amino-acid sequence: MAKAHTNESSDVRDNILAVGQRIMSGKGFSAVGLNEILTEAKVPKGSFYHYFGSKDAFGEALLSSYFEDYLADIDTVMGQPGVTMAKRLLDYFDMWRDNQSFLDCQGKCLAVKLAAEVADLSEAMRTVLNQGTSAIIAKLADAIEQGVAEGSLAVDDSPKRIAESLYQLWLGASVMVKIVRGTAPFDSAMAVTRQMLHLDN
- a CDS encoding MFS transporter; translation: MSVQSTSPIGAYLLAPPAAGEVTSRTAPASRATLSMAAAIACVVLVALTLRPGIVSIGPLLPAIIGEFGLSHTQAALLTAIPTLLMGLLAAPVPWLSRRFGRDRVMLAALGLLTLSTLVRAFADSVALLFAATVGIGGGIAIAGVLIAGFVKAGFPKQVAIFMSLYATALALGSTLSAAATGTLAAWTGGWRWAAGVWALPGLFALLAWLFVARRSPASAATPAGAQRYGMPFRNRTAWLIAAFFACNNFVFYACISWLAPMYVEAGWTPSHAGLLLATFTLSFMAANPVFGFLSRDEDRRLPLALGAGIALAGILAMALAPSVSPYLVVAVLAFGTGGSFTLSMTLPLDNTRHAEETGAWNAFVLLVSYTVAAAGPLAVGQLRDASGGFQSSLWLLVAVAVAMVALTPFLQPRRHDNAAGR
- a CDS encoding alpha/beta fold hydrolase, which translates into the protein MNKLNRIVTALALSFAAVGAQAAAPAPVKNVVLVHGFFADGSGWKGVADILTRDGFNVTVVQQPETSLADDVKATTRAIDARQGDSILVGHSYGGVVITEAGNHPKVAGLVYVAAFLPDAGESLKDLADRIAPATKGIQATADGHLYFDPARFHADFAADLPAADARFMAYSQVMPAVQAATTPVSQAAWRSKPSWAIISTADRTVSPELERTMAKRAGSKTVEIDGSHVAFIAHPEQVARVIEQAAAAAGK
- a CDS encoding aldehyde dehydrogenase family protein is translated as MSIATSLRTATQTAPLFDGPYYLSIGGQLATAEASFDVFNPATGKPLAQAPAANIAQLDDAIAAARTAFKSWSMIGYDRRQQYLEAYADALAAHRDELARLLVLEQGKPLKTMAEPEVDQAISWIRQIAARRIPVEIVEETDSHVVELHHTPLGVIGAITPWNFPVLLALWKVAPALITGNTMVIKPSPFTPLTSLRFGQIAQSVLPPGVLSVVSGNDELGPHMTAHPDIAKISFTGSTATGKHVIRSAAGTMKRVTLELGGNDAAIVMPDADWESIVPQLFWGAVGNSGQWCVGIKRLYVHRSYHARFVDAFVAYARRQKLGDGLDPEVTVGPVQNRMQFEKVRTFLDDIKARGYKVALGGEVDPDRPGYFIPVTVVDNPPEDSMIVQEEQFAPIVPIIAYDDIDDVVERANASPYGLGGSVWGRDTRAAVAVANRLETGMVWVNEIHTQGVDIPFGGHKQSGLGTEHGSEGRQLFTNPKTVLIHKSRS